A stretch of DNA from Gymnodinialimonas sp. 57CJ19:
GCCACCCCGAGGGCACGCAGGTTGAAGGTGAAGTCAAGAACATCACCGAATTCGGTCTGTTCGTGGGTCTTGAAGGCGAGATCGACGGCATGGTTCACCTGTCTGACCTGACATGGGAAGGCCGTGGTGAAGACATGATCGGTGAGTTCCGCAAGGGCGACATCGTGAAGGCCGTCGTCACCGAGGTTGACACCGACAAGGAGCGCATCAGCCTGTCCATCAAGGCAGTTGACGGCGACCCCTTCGGCGAGACCATCGAAGGCGTGAAGCGCGGCTCCATCATCACCGTTGAAGTGACGGCCATTGAAGAGGGCGGCATCGAGGTGGACTACGAGGGCATGAAGTCCTTCATCCGCCGTTCCGACCTGTCGCGTGACCGTTCCGAGCAGCGCCCTGAGCGTTTCCAGGTTGGCGACAAGCTGGACGTTCGCGTCACCAACATCGACGCCAAGTCGCGTCGTCTGGGTCTGTCGATCAAGGCGCGTGAGATCGCGGAAGAGAAAGAGGCCGTGGAACAGTTCGGCTCCTCCGACTCCGGTGCATCGCTTGGCGACATTCTTGGCGCCGCGCTGAAGCAAGACGACGAGTAATCGTTCTGCGATAGAATTGGGAAAGGCCCTGCCGGCAACGGCGGGGCCTTTTTCGTTCGCGCGGAGGCTACGACATCTTCGACGACATCTAAGGAAGCGCGGGCGGGCGCGAACGCTTTCCAACGCGGTTTCGTTCCGCCTTTTTGAAGAAATATATTAGCCGCATTTGGGCGAATTAATCGGAACAATGGGCCGGGATGCCCGTTTCTCCAATGCAAGGCGCGGACGAAGCGCGCCGATGAAAAAGGAGAGACAACATGAAACGTTTTCTTATCACTACCGCTGCCGCATCCGTAATGGCTACTGGCGCATTCGCTGACGCCCACTCCGGCCCCTTCTCGGGCGAGGCATTCAATGCAGAGACGAACCTGAACGCCTCCGAGGTGATCGGCGCACGGGTTTACGTGACCGAGAACGAAACAGGCCCCTTTGTCACTGATGATGGCGAACAAGAGTGGGACGACATCGGTGAGATCAACGAAATCATCCTGACCCGTGACGGCGACGTACAGTCCGTTATCGTTGGTGTCGGTGGCTTCTTGGGCATCGGTGAGCGTGATGTCGCCGTGAACATGGACCAGATCCAATTCGTTTCCGATGGTGAAGATTCCGACGAATACTTCCTGGTCGTGAACGCTGCTGTTGCCGATGTGGAGCAGGCGCCCGAGTACGAGCGCACAGCAATGGCCATGGGCGGCGATGAAGAAATGCATTCCGACATGGACGCAGACGCCGACATGGACGAAGACGCAGACATGATGACAATGGACGATCCTGACCGTCCTCGGATGGCTCAGCCCGCAATCGAGCGTGACGGCTATGAGACCGTTGGCCGCGATGATCTGACCACAGAAGACCTGACCGGCGCTCGCGTCTACGGTTCCGGTGATGAAGATGTGGGTGAAGTCAGCGAGCTGCTGCTGAGCGACGACGGTACACTGGAACGTGCCGTGCTGGATATCGGCGGCTTCCTCGGCCTGGGTGAGCATTCGATCGCTGTGACCTTTGACGAACTGCAAATCGTACGCGGTGAAGGCGGCGACGTGCGGGTCTACATCGACAGCACGCAAGAAGCGCTTGAAGCACAGCCTGCATACGAAGGCTAACCTACGCGACTGACGCTGCTAACGCGTCTGTATATTGATAGCGCCGCCACTGGGCTTTCCCGGTGGCGGCGTTTTCGCGTGCGCCAAGGGGGTAAAGGCGCGGGCTAGGCGCTGAGACCGGATATCAGTGCGGGTCCGGCCTCTGCCACGCTTTGGACAGGCCACGCCCGGGAATGGTGGCGGGGGCTTTAAGCGTTTCTGCAAGGGCTTTTGCGTCCTCCATCACCTGTCATGTTCTCCGCTTCACATGCGGCAAGAACCGTACTCAAGTTTGGCGACTGGGTAGCGGAAAAGGCATCGCGGTGCTGCCCGAATGAGGGAGCCATCGCGGATGCGCCGAGGCACGTTTTAATGACAACTCCTGGCACAGATCAGGTCGCACCCCCGTCCGCTTCGGGAGCCTTCGTTTCCGAGCAGCATGGATCACCCCTCACTAGCTTCAATTCAGCAAAGCGCCCTGCCAGGCACACAAAAAAGACCCCGACGCAGGTGCGCCGGGGCCAGTGAGGAGAGGTCCTCCCTGCGGGAAGGGGCAGGAATTACATGCCCATGGAGACAGCGAAGCCGCGCAGGCCGCCCATCGGCAGTTCAGCAAGGGCCGTAGCCGCGCCAGATTCCAGGTCGATGGCGTAAAGACCGCTCATGTCCGAGCCTTCCATTTGCAAGATCGCAAACGCCGCGTCCGAGCCTTCTTCCGGGGATACGATGTCAAACCCGCCCGCAGCGGCCAAATCCACGGCCTCACCGTCAACGGTGATCGGGGCGACAGTGGCCAAGGTGCCGGCGTTGTTGGCGATCGAGATCAGGGCGTCGGTTGCGGCGTCGATCCCGTATTGGAACGTGCTCTCCGCCGTCATGCCGTTGATCGCGTTGGTATAAGCGTTGGCAAAGACCATCGGCGTTGTGCCCTCATTGGCATCGCCCTCAGCATAGGCCAGATCGGTCACGCGGATCACCGTGTTGGCGCGTTCATCGTTGTCGCCAAAGCCTGCGGGGAAATACACGAGGTTGTCGCCAGCGGAAGACACGGCGCGCACGGCGTCGATGCCGTTGTTGAAGTCAAACGCGGTAAATGCGCCATCGGCGATCATCGCGCCGTCGCCATAGGCGGCCTCAACATCTGTCAACGCGCCCGAGGTCGTGTCGATCACGTAGATCGCGTCGTTGGTGTAGCCCAGAAGCTCACCCGTGACGGGGCGCCATGCGATGCCGTCGATCTCGTTGGCCAGATCGAAGCTTTGCACTTCGCCGGGGGCGGCGATGGAGCCCATGACATGCAAGGTCAAGCCGTCAGCGGCCAAAGCGTAGCCAGAATTGCCAGCGTGGCCATCGGCAAAAGCAGGGGCGGTGGCAAGGGCGAGGGCGGAAGCGGCGGTCAATGTGCGAAGCATGTGTCTGTCCTTTATGTCATCAGGCTCGGCCCCGTCAGAAGCCGGTTACGCTTGAAGCCACGTGGGACCGCGCCAAAAAGTTTCACTCGCGGGCAAAAAATGCGAGGTTATGGGCGAGCAGCGGGAAAGGGCGCAGAAATGTTGTGTAAAATCGGTGAGGTAGAGGTCTGGCGCATTCTTGAGATGAATGGCCCTTTCCGGGAAGCAACACGCCTTTTCCCCAATGCAGGCCCCGATGTGGCGCAGCTGATGGAGGCCGAGGCCCCCGGCGTGATCGAGCCTGCAACGGGCTGTGTGATCCTGCCCGTGCAAGGCTTCCTTCTGAAAACCCGCGATCATGTGGTGCTGGTGGATGCCTGTGTTGGCAACCACAAATCCGTGCCCAGTGTGGCGGATTGGAACCAGCGCGATGATGGCCGCTTTATGGCGGCTTTGACGGCGGCGGGGGTAAGCCCTGCGGATGTGGATTACGTCTTTTGCACCCA
This window harbors:
- a CDS encoding PRC-barrel domain-containing protein, with amino-acid sequence MKRFLITTAAASVMATGAFADAHSGPFSGEAFNAETNLNASEVIGARVYVTENETGPFVTDDGEQEWDDIGEINEIILTRDGDVQSVIVGVGGFLGIGERDVAVNMDQIQFVSDGEDSDEYFLVVNAAVADVEQAPEYERTAMAMGGDEEMHSDMDADADMDEDADMMTMDDPDRPRMAQPAIERDGYETVGRDDLTTEDLTGARVYGSGDEDVGEVSELLLSDDGTLERAVLDIGGFLGLGEHSIAVTFDELQIVRGEGGDVRVYIDSTQEALEAQPAYEG
- a CDS encoding DUF4394 domain-containing protein, which translates into the protein MLRTLTAASALALATAPAFADGHAGNSGYALAADGLTLHVMGSIAAPGEVQSFDLANEIDGIAWRPVTGELLGYTNDAIYVIDTTSGALTDVEAAYGDGAMIADGAFTAFDFNNGIDAVRAVSSAGDNLVYFPAGFGDNDERANTVIRVTDLAYAEGDANEGTTPMVFANAYTNAINGMTAESTFQYGIDAATDALISIANNAGTLATVAPITVDGEAVDLAAAGGFDIVSPEEGSDAAFAILQMEGSDMSGLYAIDLESGAATALAELPMGGLRGFAVSMGM